A genomic stretch from Nitrospirota bacterium includes:
- a CDS encoding type II toxin-antitoxin system VapC family toxin gives MILVDSSEWIEYFTDVPFALEYSKYLKDLRKIVTPTIVLYEVYKKIKRERTEEDALLAVSLINKTTIVTLSESIALLAADLSLKHSLPMADAIVYATALEKNCKVVTSDTHFKGLDRVVLVV, from the coding sequence ATGATCCTCGTAGATTCCTCTGAGTGGATAGAGTACTTTACAGATGTGCCTTTTGCTTTAGAATATTCAAAATATCTCAAAGACCTCAGAAAGATAGTAACACCCACCATTGTGCTTTATGAAGTTTATAAGAAAATAAAAAGAGAACGAACAGAAGAGGATGCATTATTAGCAGTTTCTCTGATTAACAAAACAACGATTGTCACATTAAGTGAAAGCATAGCACTTTTAGCAGCAGACCTTAGTCTGAAGCACTCCCTTCCTATGGCTGATGCCATTGTTTATGCAACGGCCTTAGAGAAAAACTGTAAAGTAGTAACCAGCGATACACATTTTAAGGGACTCGACAGGGTAGTGCTTGTTGTGTGA
- a CDS encoding AbrB/MazE/SpoVT family DNA-binding domain-containing protein — translation MATTTISPKYQVVIPKDVREKLHLKSGQKMTVVEKGGLVYLIPERPVESFRGFLKGMNTKDIREDKER, via the coding sequence ATGGCTACAACTACAATATCACCAAAATATCAGGTAGTAATACCTAAGGATGTGAGGGAGAAGCTTCATCTTAAAAGTGGGCAAAAGATGACAGTTGTTGAAAAAGGAGGATTAGTTTATCTAATTCCTGAAAGACCTGTAGAATCCTTTAGAGGATTCTTAAAAGGGATGAATACAAAGGATATAAGAGAGGATAAGGAAAGGTAA